A part of bacterium genomic DNA contains:
- a CDS encoding 5-(carboxyamino)imidazole ribonucleotide synthase, which yields MKKIFQYPLMKIGIIGGGQLGKMMALKAKKMGFAVTVLDPTPNCPAAQIADRQLVATFYDANKLNELVQKNDVTTQDIEHINIDVLKNLVDKGHRIYPSPYLVEVIQDKLKQKERLTQAGIPVPKYDKVISPEFLNTVPVPFVYKARKGGYDGRGLRIIRNRQDLAGLEQHGMFVEEYVDIEKELAVMVARNTVGEIVSYPVVEMVFNPRANICELVIAPARIDPAIANQVQQIAVNTVEILDGVGVFGIEMFLTKSGKILVNEIAPRPHNSGHYTIESCMTCQFEQHIRAIAGLPLGATAQLSPAVMLNILGEEGSEGPPVIEGLPTVLAIPGVSFHFYGKKICRPYRKMGHITIVDKQIECALEKAKEVKQILKVKAEV from the coding sequence ATGAAGAAGATATTTCAATATCCACTAATGAAAATCGGGATTATTGGCGGTGGACAATTAGGGAAAATGATGGCATTGAAAGCAAAAAAGATGGGGTTTGCAGTGACAGTGTTAGATCCGACCCCGAACTGTCCAGCAGCGCAAATTGCTGACCGTCAACTAGTCGCGACATTTTATGATGCGAATAAATTGAATGAACTTGTGCAAAAGAATGATGTTACCACGCAGGATATTGAACATATTAATATAGACGTTTTAAAAAATTTGGTTGATAAAGGACATCGAATATATCCATCGCCCTATTTAGTTGAAGTGATACAGGATAAACTGAAACAGAAAGAACGGTTAACGCAGGCAGGGATTCCGGTTCCTAAATATGATAAAGTCATATCACCTGAATTTCTTAATACCGTGCCGGTTCCGTTTGTTTACAAGGCAAGAAAAGGAGGATATGATGGTCGCGGATTAAGGATAATACGTAACCGGCAAGATTTGGCGGGACTTGAACAGCACGGAATGTTCGTCGAAGAATACGTTGATATTGAAAAGGAATTGGCAGTTATGGTTGCGCGAAATACGGTTGGCGAAATCGTCAGTTATCCAGTAGTTGAAATGGTGTTTAATCCGCGTGCGAACATTTGTGAGCTGGTAATTGCGCCCGCACGAATTGACCCAGCAATCGCCAATCAGGTACAACAAATCGCAGTTAATACCGTTGAAATACTTGATGGCGTAGGTGTTTTTGGTATAGAAATGTTTTTAACGAAATCCGGGAAAATCTTGGTTAATGAAATCGCGCCACGCCCGCATAATTCTGGGCATTATACTATAGAATCCTGTATGACGTGCCAGTTTGAACAGCATATTCGCGCGATTGCCGGGCTACCGCTCGGAGCAACCGCACAGTTATCTCCGGCAGTAATGCTCAATATCCTTGGCGAAGAAGGAAGTGAGGGTCCGCCAGTTATTGAAGGATTACCAACGGTATTAGCGATTCCTGGGGTATCCTTTCATTTCTATGGAAAAAAAATCTGCCGACCCTATCGCAAGATGGGACATATTACTATCGTGGATAAACAGATAGAATGTGCACTCGAAAAAGCTAAAGAAGTTAAACAGATATTAAAAGTTAAAGCGGAGGTTTAA
- a CDS encoding radical SAM protein, producing the protein MTEFHIQWHITDRCNLRCLHCYQEQFTRDTELHWQQLQHICDNLFATMEQWNAQLTIALTGGEPLLKEELWQLMDILSSSPVVSSLSIITNGTVINRYLSELNQVRNLTQLLVSLDGITAETNDAIRGKGTFAKTIANIQLAKEQLEVPIGIMFTLLNRNFAEAHDIIPFAKNLAVDSVILERFIPLGQGRDLKHEVISTRNLDNLYRNLFIQCDLEYHPEEMVKYRALQLLFEKDSVHPTLLGAECVVGKDGMALLPDGTVFPCRRFNIPIGNLLDTSLDELWRTSDVLRNIRNKELYKGACSICRVTDCFGCRAMTYALTGDYLAEDLHCCIKPT; encoded by the coding sequence ATGACAGAATTCCATATTCAATGGCATATCACCGACCGATGTAATTTGCGTTGTCTCCACTGTTATCAGGAGCAATTTACACGAGACACTGAACTTCATTGGCAACAGCTACAACACATCTGCGATAATCTTTTCGCTACCATGGAACAATGGAATGCGCAACTAACCATCGCATTAACTGGCGGTGAACCGTTGTTAAAAGAAGAACTCTGGCAACTGATGGATATCCTTAGTTCATCTCCTGTTGTCTCTTCATTAAGCATTATTACTAACGGAACAGTTATCAACCGGTATTTATCTGAGCTTAACCAAGTACGGAACCTAACCCAACTGCTAGTATCGTTAGACGGAATTACCGCAGAAACGAATGATGCCATCCGCGGAAAAGGAACGTTTGCGAAAACCATAGCGAATATCCAATTGGCAAAAGAACAGCTTGAGGTTCCCATCGGGATAATGTTCACGTTACTAAACCGGAATTTCGCAGAAGCGCATGATATTATTCCGTTTGCGAAAAATCTTGCGGTTGATAGCGTTATCCTCGAACGGTTTATTCCGCTCGGGCAAGGACGAGACCTGAAACATGAAGTTATCTCTACGAGAAACCTAGATAATTTATATCGCAATCTTTTCATCCAATGCGACCTAGAATATCATCCGGAAGAAATGGTTAAATATCGCGCGTTGCAACTTCTGTTTGAAAAAGATTCAGTTCATCCGACGCTCTTAGGCGCAGAGTGTGTTGTTGGAAAGGACGGTATGGCGCTGTTACCGGATGGAACAGTTTTCCCGTGTCGTCGATTTAATATACCGATTGGAAATCTACTAGACACCTCACTTGATGAACTATGGCGAACCTCTGATGTGTTAAGGAATATCCGAAATAAAGAGTTATATAAAGGTGCTTGTAGTATCTGCAGGGTTACGGATTGTTTCGGATGTCGCGCAATGACCTACGCCTTAACCGGAGATTATCTGGCGGAAGACCTGCATTGCTGCATTAAACCAACTTAG
- a CDS encoding glycine--tRNA ligase has product MIEMDKLVSLCKQRGFIFQSSEIYGGFGGFWDYGPLGVELKNNVKRAWWKSVVQERDDMVGIDAALIMNPKVWEASGHVSQFTDPMVDCKSCKKRYRADQVGIKATIHGEHVADVVAPSPAKTPADSQRYQPKCPACGGELTEARQFNLLFRTFVGPVQDEASVAYLRPETAQGIFVNFNNVLQSSRKKLPFGIAQIGKAFRNEITPGNFTFRSREFEQMEIEYFVKPEQAEEAHQKWIADRMNWYINLGIKPENLRPYVYQKEELAHYAAACTDIEYLFPMGWSELEGIANRTDFDLRNHSRVSGVNLVYFDPETNQHITPYVIEPSAGVDRSVLAFLIDAYHEEKVRGEKRKVLRLHKDLAPIKVAVFPLLANRPELVELAKKLAAELRPCFPTAYDDTASIGRLYRRQDEIGTLYCITVDVQSLEDKQVTIRDRDTMEQIRVPIEKVKEILKEKLL; this is encoded by the coding sequence ATGATTGAAATGGATAAATTAGTTTCATTATGTAAACAGCGTGGATTTATTTTCCAGAGTAGCGAAATCTACGGCGGGTTCGGCGGATTCTGGGACTATGGTCCGCTCGGAGTAGAATTGAAAAACAACGTTAAACGTGCCTGGTGGAAATCTGTGGTGCAAGAACGAGATGATATGGTCGGAATAGACGCGGCGCTCATTATGAATCCGAAAGTATGGGAAGCGAGCGGGCATGTGAGCCAATTCACCGACCCGATGGTCGATTGTAAATCATGCAAAAAACGATATCGCGCTGACCAAGTCGGAATCAAAGCGACTATCCACGGCGAACATGTAGCTGACGTAGTAGCACCGTCTCCTGCCAAAACACCAGCTGACAGTCAACGATACCAGCCGAAATGTCCGGCGTGTGGCGGCGAGTTGACGGAAGCGCGGCAGTTTAATTTATTGTTCCGAACGTTTGTTGGTCCGGTTCAGGATGAAGCGTCGGTTGCCTATCTTCGTCCGGAAACCGCCCAGGGGATTTTCGTTAATTTCAATAATGTTCTGCAATCGAGTCGGAAAAAACTACCGTTCGGAATTGCGCAAATCGGAAAAGCGTTTCGGAACGAAATCACGCCTGGAAATTTCACGTTCCGTTCTCGGGAATTCGAGCAGATGGAAATCGAATATTTCGTGAAACCGGAACAAGCAGAAGAAGCGCATCAGAAATGGATTGCTGATCGAATGAACTGGTATATTAATCTTGGAATAAAACCGGAGAATCTCCGGCCGTATGTATATCAGAAAGAAGAACTGGCGCATTATGCTGCGGCATGTACTGATATCGAATATCTCTTCCCGATGGGCTGGTCAGAACTAGAAGGGATTGCGAACCGAACGGATTTCGATTTAAGAAATCATTCGCGAGTGAGCGGAGTCAATCTAGTGTATTTCGACCCGGAAACCAACCAACATATAACACCGTATGTTATTGAACCATCAGCTGGGGTTGATCGATCAGTGCTGGCTTTTTTAATTGATGCTTATCACGAAGAGAAAGTCCGTGGGGAAAAAAGAAAAGTCCTCCGTTTGCATAAAGATTTAGCACCGATTAAAGTTGCGGTGTTCCCGCTGCTTGCGAATCGACCGGAACTGGTTGAACTCGCGAAAAAACTCGCTGCAGAACTTCGTCCTTGTTTTCCGACGGCATACGATGATACCGCGTCTATCGGTCGGTTGTATCGCCGCCAAGATGAAATCGGGACGTTATATTGTATCACGGTAGATGTGCAATCGCTAGAAGATAAACAGGTTACAATCCGCGATCGGGATACGATGGAACAAATCCGTGTTCCGATTGAAAAAGTGAAAGAAATTCTGAAAGAGAAACTCCTCTAA
- a CDS encoding class I SAM-dependent methyltransferase, which yields MNQNSYARFAPYYDALSFDEFSKQCVLYLDQLLATIGCKPETILDLACGTGTAAILLAKQGYRVTGIDISEPMLKLARKKAKKIGLPIKFSCQDMRNLTMNQRYDLVTCFFDAMNHLYTYRDFERVCRNVGTVLHPNGLFMFDLNTEFGLKTFWNNKHSEQKKKNLYVIFQSSYSAKRKRATVNATIYVTQKNKVRKITTQFANRAYTAEQVHRALRNAGLIPIAEYDCFTLNPGSTFSSRIMYLARKNQMV from the coding sequence ATGAACCAAAATAGCTATGCACGATTCGCACCATATTATGATGCGCTCTCGTTCGATGAATTTAGTAAACAATGTGTTCTCTATCTTGACCAGCTTTTAGCGACAATCGGATGTAAGCCAGAAACGATACTCGATTTAGCTTGCGGAACCGGTACGGCAGCGATTCTGTTAGCTAAACAAGGATATCGAGTTACCGGAATAGATATTTCTGAGCCGATGCTTAAACTAGCTCGAAAAAAGGCGAAAAAAATCGGGCTGCCGATTAAGTTCTCTTGCCAGGATATGCGAAACCTAACCATGAATCAGCGGTATGATTTAGTAACCTGTTTTTTCGATGCCATGAACCATCTTTATACCTACCGAGATTTCGAACGGGTTTGTCGAAATGTTGGAACCGTTCTGCATCCGAACGGATTGTTTATGTTCGATTTAAACACCGAATTCGGATTGAAAACGTTCTGGAATAATAAGCATTCCGAACAGAAAAAGAAAAACCTTTATGTTATTTTCCAGTCATCCTATTCCGCCAAGAGAAAACGGGCAACGGTGAACGCGACGATTTATGTTACTCAAAAGAATAAAGTTAGGAAAATTACTACGCAGTTCGCTAATCGCGCATATACCGCTGAACAGGTTCATCGAGCATTACGCAACGCCGGATTAATCCCCATTGCAGAATATGACTGTTTTACTTTAAATCCAGGGTCAACATTTAGTTCGCGAATTATGTATCTTGCTCGAAAAAACCAGATGGTTTGA
- a CDS encoding TerC family protein has product MSIQLTAWIVFNTLVFGMLALDLGIFHRKAHVVRIREALIWSAVWICLALLFNLGIYFWRGSHTAIEFLTGYLLEKSLSVDNIFVFLLIFSYFRVPAEYQHKVLFWGILGALIMRAIFIITGVVLIQKFHWVIYLFGAFLILTGIKMAFQKDKQIYPERNPVLKLFRRFMPVSADYHGSKFFIINKGKWLATPMFVVLLVIETTDVIFAVDSIPAIFGITRDPFIVYTSNVFAILGLRALYFAIAGIMRLFHHLHYGLSIILVFIGVKMLITDFCKIPIVIALGVVAGILLISIVASLVWPRATTVPDKSADREHQ; this is encoded by the coding sequence ATGTCAATTCAACTTACTGCATGGATTGTGTTCAATACTTTAGTTTTCGGAATGCTCGCGTTAGACTTGGGGATATTTCATCGGAAAGCGCATGTGGTTCGTATCCGCGAAGCGCTTATCTGGAGTGCAGTCTGGATTTGTTTAGCGTTGTTATTTAATCTCGGTATCTATTTTTGGCGCGGGAGCCATACCGCAATCGAATTCTTGACCGGTTATCTTCTCGAAAAATCGTTGAGCGTAGACAATATATTCGTGTTCTTGCTCATCTTCTCTTATTTTCGCGTTCCGGCGGAATACCAGCATAAAGTGTTATTTTGGGGCATCCTTGGCGCTTTGATTATGCGGGCAATTTTTATCATTACCGGGGTCGTTCTCATCCAGAAGTTCCATTGGGTAATATATCTCTTCGGCGCATTTCTCATTTTAACCGGGATAAAAATGGCGTTCCAGAAAGATAAACAAATTTATCCGGAACGAAATCCAGTGTTAAAATTATTTCGCCGCTTTATGCCAGTATCGGCTGATTATCACGGTAGTAAATTCTTCATTATCAACAAAGGAAAATGGCTGGCAACACCGATGTTTGTAGTTCTCCTGGTAATTGAGACCACAGATGTGATTTTTGCTGTGGATTCGATTCCGGCTATCTTTGGAATTACTCGCGACCCTTTTATCGTTTACACGTCAAACGTGTTCGCAATTTTAGGGCTTCGCGCGCTATACTTTGCTATTGCAGGAATAATGCGATTGTTTCATCATCTGCATTATGGACTATCAATTATTTTAGTTTTTATAGGCGTAAAAATGCTTATCACTGATTTCTGTAAAATCCCTATCGTAATTGCATTAGGAGTTGTTGCTGGGATTTTATTAATATCCATCGTTGCTTCGCTCGTATGGCCACGTGCTACAACGGTGCCAGATAAATCCGCCGATCGGGAACATCAGTAG
- a CDS encoding SGNH/GDSL hydrolase family protein: MKNFILRKNRSLFIALVIVSFGYVSFGYSVNLSPEKNWRYIPEKVTLNPAQGDWQALLSGKDMTWSIGTESAWVAVKLPATKKPHRILWTFGGFSKRSQEVVILECSADSKSGADGSWVVLEKKTCQWPLEKVVISTKPVPFWYRLMVTSSTERKITDIGLYQLGGKKRKDYWLILGASIQAQSIRNSVFKRFVQERFAGYDPVVFNLAVSGWRSDHLRKALPEFLAEHPEASYIGIHIGGNNVTQYRPYPGGANQLKQDLIAILTMIKRSGKIPILSRLSYRAYKTEPVVPPEENGSGPYVTNIYDPLIRKYCPLFFDRITGKGKVNAYDWFKDHPEELSADGIHVNKIGEESWNRLWVEGAGTVIYSP; encoded by the coding sequence ATGAAAAATTTTATTCTGAGAAAAAACCGTTCGCTTTTTATCGCATTAGTTATTGTATCATTTGGCTATGTTTCTTTCGGTTATAGTGTAAACCTATCACCGGAAAAAAATTGGCGGTATATTCCGGAAAAGGTTACGCTCAATCCTGCGCAAGGGGACTGGCAAGCGTTATTGTCTGGGAAAGATATGACGTGGTCGATTGGCACAGAATCCGCTTGGGTAGCGGTTAAACTTCCAGCAACTAAGAAACCGCACCGGATTTTATGGACGTTTGGCGGGTTTTCGAAGCGTTCGCAAGAAGTGGTAATTCTCGAATGTTCCGCAGATTCGAAATCCGGAGCTGATGGTAGCTGGGTCGTTCTAGAGAAAAAGACGTGCCAATGGCCTTTAGAAAAGGTTGTTATCTCTACCAAACCGGTTCCTTTCTGGTATCGGTTGATGGTAACAAGTTCAACCGAGCGGAAAATAACGGATATCGGATTATATCAGCTTGGTGGGAAAAAGAGAAAAGATTATTGGTTGATTCTTGGAGCGAGTATTCAGGCGCAAAGTATTCGGAACAGTGTATTTAAACGGTTCGTGCAAGAACGGTTTGCGGGATATGACCCGGTAGTATTTAACCTTGCAGTAAGTGGCTGGCGCAGTGACCATCTTCGAAAAGCGTTACCCGAGTTTCTGGCTGAACATCCGGAAGCAAGTTATATCGGAATCCATATCGGGGGGAATAACGTTACGCAATACCGCCCGTATCCCGGTGGCGCTAATCAGCTTAAACAAGATTTAATTGCTATTCTTACCATGATTAAGCGGTCTGGTAAAATCCCGATATTATCACGATTATCCTATCGTGCATATAAGACGGAACCGGTGGTTCCGCCGGAAGAAAACGGGTCGGGACCATACGTCACTAATATCTATGACCCGTTAATCAGAAAATACTGTCCGCTCTTTTTTGACCGTATAACTGGAAAGGGAAAGGTTAACGCCTACGACTGGTTTAAAGACCATCCGGAAGAATTAAGCGCAGACGGTATCCATGTAAATAAAATCGGGGAAGAATCGTGGAATCGGCTATGGGTTGAAGGAGCAGGAACGGTAATTTATTCGCCATAA
- a CDS encoding DUF2334 domain-containing protein — MEIKFAISFTRNRNVRPAGGKTAKQPWAVMKSQSISVLWFIWLFVYVTICSARTAADQGPYRIKEFPNVCVTLRIDDMQSRITTYGQSWSKFLQTAERHGAKLTLAVVPHRLIEPQNDDGRLVEQLNGAIARGHCVIMHGYNHICPLCLSSGHEFCCNTSARRLSIKERIEYLKLGITIFEQKLGRRPLFYCGPGSDDEIASPNYDAVTAAGFRFITQGDNHYPYRRREVIEVPCSDEFTWGLTTATYQKALDEAKTRFLNLAKRYPGYFGLCFHDPFIRDGYENGLLAQWLDEFLTFIDTETAGNVWYATNEEAAVYYFNLPSLNYNNTIR, encoded by the coding sequence ATGGAAATTAAATTTGCGATAAGTTTCACCCGCAACCGTAACGTTCGTCCAGCTGGCGGAAAGACCGCAAAACAACCATGGGCTGTAATGAAATCTCAGTCTATTTCTGTTCTATGGTTCATTTGGTTATTTGTTTATGTGACGATATGTTCGGCCAGAACCGCTGCTGACCAAGGACCGTATCGGATAAAGGAATTCCCGAATGTCTGCGTTACGCTCCGGATTGATGATATGCAGTCCCGGATAACTACTTACGGTCAATCTTGGTCGAAATTCCTGCAAACAGCGGAACGTCATGGCGCAAAATTAACGCTTGCGGTTGTTCCGCATCGGCTTATCGAACCACAGAATGATGATGGCCGGTTGGTTGAACAACTGAACGGTGCTATCGCCCGAGGACATTGCGTGATTATGCATGGATATAACCATATTTGTCCGCTGTGTTTAAGTAGTGGGCATGAATTCTGCTGTAACACTTCCGCTCGCCGGTTATCTATCAAAGAACGGATTGAGTATCTGAAATTGGGGATAACGATTTTTGAACAAAAACTAGGGCGTCGTCCGTTATTCTATTGTGGACCTGGGTCTGATGACGAAATCGCATCGCCAAACTACGATGCGGTTACTGCTGCTGGATTTCGGTTCATCACGCAGGGAGATAATCATTATCCCTATCGCCGGCGTGAAGTTATCGAGGTTCCGTGTTCCGATGAGTTTACCTGGGGATTAACTACCGCAACCTATCAAAAAGCGTTGGACGAAGCGAAAACTCGGTTTTTGAACCTCGCTAAACGGTATCCAGGATATTTCGGTCTCTGTTTCCACGACCCGTTTATTCGTGATGGATATGAGAACGGGTTGCTTGCTCAATGGTTAGATGAATTCCTGACTTTTATTGATACCGAAACTGCTGGAAACGTCTGGTATGCAACGAACGAAGAAGCCGCCGTGTATTATTTTAATCTGCCTTCTCTCAATTACAATAACACTATCCGCTAG
- the purE gene encoding 5-(carboxyamino)imidazole ribonucleotide mutase, which yields MKPLVGIIMGSDSDLPVMKEAAEILQKFGIAYELTIVSAHRTPNRLVKYARTSEKKGLAVIIAGAGGAAHLPGMTASLTAIPVIGVPIPTAQLQGLDALLSIAQMPTGVPVATVAVGNAKNAGILAVEILGIKYPELRKRINRYKSTLKKEVERKSEELERFGYKTYLRKMRNRSEDKK from the coding sequence ATGAAACCGTTAGTTGGCATAATTATGGGTAGTGATTCTGACCTACCGGTGATGAAGGAAGCAGCAGAAATCTTGCAAAAGTTTGGGATAGCGTATGAACTCACCATAGTTTCAGCACATCGCACCCCAAATCGACTGGTTAAATATGCGCGAACTAGCGAGAAAAAAGGATTAGCGGTAATTATCGCTGGGGCAGGTGGAGCGGCGCATTTACCCGGGATGACCGCTTCGTTAACTGCAATACCGGTTATCGGGGTGCCAATCCCGACGGCACAATTGCAAGGGCTAGATGCACTGTTATCGATTGCGCAGATGCCTACTGGCGTTCCAGTAGCGACGGTAGCGGTTGGCAATGCGAAAAATGCCGGGATTTTAGCGGTTGAAATTCTAGGTATAAAATATCCCGAATTAAGAAAGAGAATTAATCGGTATAAATCAACTTTGAAAAAGGAAGTTGAAAGAAAATCGGAAGAACTGGAACGGTTTGGATATAAGACATATCTGCGGAAAATGCGAAATCGGTCTGAAGACAAAAAATAG
- a CDS encoding exo-alpha-sialidase yields the protein MLKHHIIVFGLVLLSNLFYAIKGYAAMQAIEYNQIQLLEVKKIWDKAPHNAFTDLIRYRNRWWCAFREGQNHVSPDGAIRIIASSDGNIWKSVALLRSRTEDLRDPHLTITPDNRLMLNAAGAIKQGNVFIRQSYVWFSKSGRTWGEAIPVADPNFWIWRVTWHTKCCYGIGYNTFSKTVRLYRSQDGSRFEPMINDFNIPGFPNESSIIFSCGTAYCLLRREQDNALFGTAVFPYSDWQWKDTGVRLGGPNMLQLPNCQIIAAVRLYDRHTRTALCWIDTETGKLREAVTLPSGGDTSYAGLVWYNGLLWVSYYSSHEGKPSIYLAKVKIAMR from the coding sequence ATGCTGAAGCATCATATAATAGTATTCGGGTTGGTTCTATTATCAAATTTATTCTATGCAATAAAAGGATACGCTGCCATGCAAGCGATAGAGTACAACCAAATCCAACTTCTTGAAGTTAAAAAAATTTGGGATAAAGCGCCGCATAATGCTTTTACCGACCTTATTCGATACCGCAACCGATGGTGGTGCGCTTTCCGAGAAGGACAGAACCATGTTTCACCAGATGGCGCAATTCGGATTATCGCGTCGTCGGATGGTAACATCTGGAAATCCGTCGCATTATTGCGTTCAAGAACCGAAGATTTACGCGACCCGCATTTAACCATTACGCCGGATAATCGGCTCATGCTGAATGCTGCCGGTGCGATTAAACAAGGGAATGTGTTTATCCGCCAATCCTATGTATGGTTTTCAAAATCTGGTAGAACTTGGGGAGAAGCGATTCCGGTTGCCGACCCAAACTTTTGGATATGGCGGGTTACCTGGCATACCAAATGTTGTTATGGGATTGGGTATAATACCTTCAGTAAAACTGTCCGCCTGTATCGAAGTCAGGATGGTTCTCGGTTTGAACCGATGATTAATGATTTCAATATCCCAGGGTTTCCTAACGAAAGTTCCATTATTTTTTCTTGCGGAACCGCATACTGTTTACTGCGCCGTGAACAGGATAACGCATTGTTTGGAACCGCAGTGTTCCCCTATTCGGATTGGCAGTGGAAAGATACTGGCGTCCGACTCGGCGGGCCGAATATGCTTCAACTCCCTAATTGCCAGATAATCGCTGCGGTGAGATTGTATGATAGACATACTCGAACCGCATTATGCTGGATTGATACTGAAACCGGAAAACTCCGAGAAGCGGTAACGTTACCTTCCGGAGGTGATACCAGTTATGCTGGTCTAGTTTGGTATAATGGTCTGCTCTGGGTAAGTTACTATTCTTCGCATGAAGGTAAACCTTCTATTTACCTAGCTAAAGTTAAAATCGCTATGAGATAG
- a CDS encoding HAD family hydrolase, translated as MMQGIIFDLFDTLIYIEPSILNTELDNMAAVAGVASKVFRENWAPKSAVHRIEYFKGRLALSDYFAVILKEMGKVPDPQIIQKLVEIRLAMREHVRYFEDTLPTLTKLREQGYNLGLISNLGSLWGKVIDTLALKSHFDAVTLSYEVALAKPEPEIYLYTAEKLGCKPESCMFIDDQFDYVTAATRVGMVGCWLNRNSREQPVRLSESKIEQVTSISAVLGFLEGAQAISL; from the coding sequence ATGATGCAAGGGATTATATTTGACTTATTTGATACGTTAATCTATATCGAACCGAGCATACTCAATACAGAATTAGATAACATGGCAGCGGTTGCCGGTGTCGCAAGTAAAGTCTTTCGCGAGAACTGGGCACCGAAATCGGCAGTGCATCGGATAGAATATTTTAAAGGGCGGTTAGCGTTATCTGACTACTTTGCAGTAATCCTGAAAGAAATGGGGAAAGTTCCCGACCCGCAGATAATCCAGAAACTCGTTGAAATTCGGCTAGCGATGCGGGAACATGTCCGCTATTTTGAAGATACCTTACCAACATTAACCAAATTGCGAGAACAGGGATATAACCTTGGATTAATCAGCAATCTCGGAAGTTTATGGGGCAAGGTAATCGATACATTAGCGTTAAAATCTCATTTCGATGCGGTCACGTTATCGTATGAAGTTGCGCTGGCGAAACCGGAACCGGAAATATACTTATATACGGCAGAGAAACTTGGTTGTAAACCGGAATCGTGTATGTTTATCGATGACCAGTTCGATTATGTTACCGCAGCAACCAGAGTCGGTATGGTTGGATGTTGGCTTAATCGAAATAGCCGAGAGCAGCCGGTTCGATTATCGGAATCGAAGATAGAACAGGTGACTTCTATATCCGCGGTGCTTGGTTTTCTTGAAGGAGCGCAAGCTATTAGCCTTTAA
- a CDS encoding L-threonylcarbamoyladenylate synthase encodes MAKVVKISRRSIKLAAELLRNGEIVIFPTETVYGLGASVFNPEAVAKIFEVKRRPRFDPLIIHIAAVDDMPRLCQRVGERAEKLAAKFWPGPLTLILPKKETVPDIVTAGLPNVAVRMPAHPVALSLIQEAGTPIAAPSANLFGRLSPTAIKHIPAQLKNRVALILDAGKTPIGVESTVLSLVGKDIVLLRPGGLPIEDIEKIVGKVKLPKFLPAKPNSPGQLPQHYSPRTPLKIINRNINIDRKQKIGLLSLTPPSFSEAYAKIAVLSTKGDLREAAANLFECLHELDQAGLDIIYAEPVPKIGLGRAIMDRLERAAQNGANSKIE; translated from the coding sequence ATGGCAAAAGTGGTCAAGATTAGCCGACGATCCATCAAGCTTGCAGCGGAATTATTAAGAAACGGTGAAATAGTGATTTTTCCCACGGAAACAGTTTATGGGCTTGGCGCAAGTGTTTTTAATCCAGAAGCGGTAGCAAAAATTTTTGAAGTTAAACGGCGTCCGAGGTTTGATCCATTAATTATTCATATTGCGGCGGTTGACGACATGCCAAGATTATGTCAGAGGGTAGGTGAACGTGCGGAGAAGCTCGCGGCAAAATTTTGGCCAGGACCATTGACGCTTATTCTCCCGAAAAAGGAGACTGTGCCAGATATTGTTACCGCAGGGTTGCCTAATGTTGCAGTTCGAATGCCAGCGCATCCGGTAGCGTTATCACTAATTCAAGAAGCTGGAACGCCAATTGCGGCTCCGAGTGCGAATTTATTCGGACGATTAAGCCCGACTGCAATTAAACATATCCCAGCCCAACTGAAAAATCGCGTTGCCCTTATTCTTGACGCTGGCAAAACGCCGATTGGTGTAGAATCAACCGTGCTTTCGCTTGTTGGGAAAGATATTGTTTTATTGCGGCCAGGCGGGCTACCAATTGAAGATATCGAGAAAATAGTCGGCAAGGTGAAACTTCCTAAGTTCTTACCAGCGAAACCCAATTCACCCGGTCAACTTCCCCAGCATTATTCCCCGCGAACGCCGCTCAAAATTATAAACAGAAACATCAACATTGACCGGAAACAAAAAATTGGTCTATTATCATTAACGCCCCCGTCATTTTCTGAAGCATATGCAAAAATAGCGGTTCTCTCTACTAAAGGTGATTTGCGGGAAGCAGCAGCGAATTTGTTCGAATGTCTTCATGAACTTGATCAAGCAGGGTTAGATATAATTTACGCGGAACCGGTGCCCAAAATTGGCTTGGGAAGAGCGATTATGGACCGGTTAGAACGCGCAGCGCAGAATGGTGCAAATTCTAAAATTGAGTAA